A section of the Phaseolus vulgaris cultivar G19833 chromosome 8, P. vulgaris v2.0, whole genome shotgun sequence genome encodes:
- the LOC137825702 gene encoding AT-rich interactive domain-containing protein 1-like isoform X1 → MDKMDILLNPNAKCVKRKFDQYMNCHKIAVLGLITRERCCNENGILYEKVEPCSDCSQGCPHLGVFDAFVEGSSPMKQQPLKKYSKCLLTTTKYISSTETSMKEKSTMKFSKALEPLLNGDFDNSDEKSLSLHSEDEDMELNQTQNNSLSNDNEIPRPVIPIGPRFQAYVPKWEGSPSVRCYNNDDLKWLGVQVWPMPTISENITKSIGEGRPHSCSCKKPGSVECVRLHISEARELLKLEIGATFSSWKFDEMGEEVSGSWTLEEHKKFESLYKLNTSSNAKKFWKFAMKHFPSKSLKCMLNYYYNVHIPRRLSMETRRSLHEVDSDDDDQDENFNKKDSLTGRSFLSLYPK, encoded by the exons ATGGACAAGATGGACATACTTTTGAATCCTAATGCAAAATGTGTG AAGAGGAAATTTGACCAATATATGAACTGTCATAAAATTGCTGTTCTTGGACTTATCACTAGAGAGAGATGTTGTAATGAAAATGGCATCCTATATGAGAAAGTAGAACCTTGCAGTGATTGTAGTCAAGGTTGTCCTCACCTAGGTGTCTTTGATGCCTTTGTTGAAGGGTCAAGCCCAATGAAACAACAACCTTTGAAAAAATATAGTAAATGTTTGTTGACTACTACTAAGTATATTAGTAGTACAGAGACATCAATGAAGGAGAAATCAACTATGAAATTTTCAAAAGCACTAGAACCATTGCTCAATGGGGATTTTGACAATTCAGATGAGAAATCACTTTCTCTACACTCAGAAGATGAAGATATGGAACTCAATCAGACACAAAACAACTCATTGTCAAATGATAATGAAATTCCAAGGCCAGTTATTCCCATTGGACCTCGTTTTCAAGCTTATGTTCCTAAGTGGGAAGGCTCACCAAGTGTAAGATGTTATAATAATGATGATTTAAAGTGGCTGGGTGTTCAAGTTTGGCCAATGCCTACTATTAGTGAAAACATTACAAAAAGTATTGGGGAAGGTAGGCCTCACTCATGCTCCTGTAAAAAACCAGGATCAGTTGAATGTGTTAGACTACATATTAGTGAAGCAAGAGAACTCTTGAAATTGGAGATTGGTGCAACATTTTCAAGTTGGAAGTTTGATGAAATGGGAGAAGAAGTTTCAGGGTCATGGACCTTAGAAGAGCATAAGAAATTTGAATCTCTATACAAATTAAATACATCCTCAAATGCCAAAAAATTTTGGAAGTTTGCCATGAAACACTTTCCATCCAAATCCTTGAAATGCATGTTAAATTACTATTATAATGTACACATCCCAAGACGTTTGAGTATGGAGACAAGAAGATCCTTGCATGAAGTTGACAGTGATGATGATGATCAAGATGAGAACTTCAATAAAAAGGATTCATTGACAg GTAGGAGCTTCTTATCACTTTATCCTAAATGA
- the LOC137825702 gene encoding AT-rich interactive domain-containing protein 2-like isoform X2 codes for MNCHKIAVLGLITRERCCNENGILYEKVEPCSDCSQGCPHLGVFDAFVEGSSPMKQQPLKKYSKCLLTTTKYISSTETSMKEKSTMKFSKALEPLLNGDFDNSDEKSLSLHSEDEDMELNQTQNNSLSNDNEIPRPVIPIGPRFQAYVPKWEGSPSVRCYNNDDLKWLGVQVWPMPTISENITKSIGEGRPHSCSCKKPGSVECVRLHISEARELLKLEIGATFSSWKFDEMGEEVSGSWTLEEHKKFESLYKLNTSSNAKKFWKFAMKHFPSKSLKCMLNYYYNVHIPRRLSMETRRSLHEVDSDDDDQDENFNKKDSLTGRSFLSLYPK; via the exons ATGAACTGTCATAAAATTGCTGTTCTTGGACTTATCACTAGAGAGAGATGTTGTAATGAAAATGGCATCCTATATGAGAAAGTAGAACCTTGCAGTGATTGTAGTCAAGGTTGTCCTCACCTAGGTGTCTTTGATGCCTTTGTTGAAGGGTCAAGCCCAATGAAACAACAACCTTTGAAAAAATATAGTAAATGTTTGTTGACTACTACTAAGTATATTAGTAGTACAGAGACATCAATGAAGGAGAAATCAACTATGAAATTTTCAAAAGCACTAGAACCATTGCTCAATGGGGATTTTGACAATTCAGATGAGAAATCACTTTCTCTACACTCAGAAGATGAAGATATGGAACTCAATCAGACACAAAACAACTCATTGTCAAATGATAATGAAATTCCAAGGCCAGTTATTCCCATTGGACCTCGTTTTCAAGCTTATGTTCCTAAGTGGGAAGGCTCACCAAGTGTAAGATGTTATAATAATGATGATTTAAAGTGGCTGGGTGTTCAAGTTTGGCCAATGCCTACTATTAGTGAAAACATTACAAAAAGTATTGGGGAAGGTAGGCCTCACTCATGCTCCTGTAAAAAACCAGGATCAGTTGAATGTGTTAGACTACATATTAGTGAAGCAAGAGAACTCTTGAAATTGGAGATTGGTGCAACATTTTCAAGTTGGAAGTTTGATGAAATGGGAGAAGAAGTTTCAGGGTCATGGACCTTAGAAGAGCATAAGAAATTTGAATCTCTATACAAATTAAATACATCCTCAAATGCCAAAAAATTTTGGAAGTTTGCCATGAAACACTTTCCATCCAAATCCTTGAAATGCATGTTAAATTACTATTATAATGTACACATCCCAAGACGTTTGAGTATGGAGACAAGAAGATCCTTGCATGAAGTTGACAGTGATGATGATGATCAAGATGAGAACTTCAATAAAAAGGATTCATTGACAg GTAGGAGCTTCTTATCACTTTATCCTAAATGA